One Halosegnis longus DNA window includes the following coding sequences:
- the cas7b gene encoding type I-B CRISPR-associated protein Cas7/Csh2, whose translation MTDTTDTVENRSEIVFLYDAVDANPNGNPLSGSNRPRIDPQTQQAIVTDVRLKRYLRDQLDDDGHGVYIRNVQEEGEQFTRAQLLEDRLKAVDPDDYDLDDEEESEQFRDDIFGEFLEESADVRYFGATMSVDDTYAKHLPDHFTGPVQFSPGKSMHTVNENEEYDSLTSVIATQEGKEQGGFDLDDHRIQYGLIRFHGLVDEHGAESTKLTDTDVRRLDTLCWRALKNQTISRSKVGQEPRLYLRVEYDEESYHLGGLDKDLSLDDGASKPDEELRNVRDLAVDLDAFIDRLEGASDQIARVRVVASDVLQFAHDGKEGGPELLYGTIEEAVGSDAVEEIDVYDEYLETLATEE comes from the coding sequence ATGACAGACACCACCGACACCGTCGAGAACCGCTCCGAAATCGTCTTCCTGTACGACGCAGTCGACGCGAACCCGAACGGCAACCCCCTCAGCGGCTCAAATCGGCCGCGAATCGACCCGCAGACACAGCAGGCAATCGTCACCGACGTGCGCCTGAAGCGGTATCTGCGAGACCAGTTGGACGACGACGGCCACGGCGTCTACATCCGCAACGTTCAGGAGGAGGGCGAGCAGTTCACCCGCGCACAGCTACTCGAAGACCGGCTGAAGGCAGTCGACCCCGACGACTACGACCTCGACGACGAGGAAGAAAGCGAGCAGTTCCGCGACGACATCTTCGGGGAATTTCTCGAAGAAAGCGCGGACGTGCGCTACTTCGGCGCGACTATGTCCGTCGACGACACCTACGCGAAGCACCTCCCGGACCACTTCACCGGCCCGGTGCAGTTCTCCCCCGGCAAGAGTATGCACACCGTCAACGAAAACGAGGAGTACGACAGCCTGACGAGCGTCATCGCGACACAGGAGGGGAAAGAGCAGGGCGGCTTCGACCTCGACGACCACCGCATCCAGTACGGGCTGATTCGGTTCCACGGGCTGGTCGATGAACACGGAGCCGAAAGCACGAAGCTCACCGACACGGACGTGCGTCGGCTCGACACGCTCTGCTGGCGCGCGCTGAAGAACCAGACCATTTCCCGGAGCAAGGTCGGACAGGAGCCCCGGCTGTATCTCCGCGTCGAGTACGACGAGGAGAGCTACCACCTCGGCGGACTCGACAAGGACCTCAGTCTCGACGACGGGGCGTCGAAGCCGGACGAGGAGCTTCGCAACGTTCGCGACCTCGCGGTCGACCTCGACGCGTTCATCGACCGACTCGAGGGAGCGAGCGATCAGATCGCGCGCGTCCGCGTGGTGGCGAGCGACGTGCTCCAATTCGCCCACGACGGCAAGGAGGGCGGCCCCGAGTTGCTGTACGGGACAATCGAGGAGGCCGTCGGAAGCGACGCCGTCGAGGAAATCGACGTGTACGACGAGTATCTGGAGACGCTGGCGACCGAGGAGTGA
- the cas5b gene encoding type I-B CRISPR-associated protein Cas5b: MGQESLDDWTEEGSFPSRCLSVTVRGPWGHFRRVEGNVVKQTYRVMPRTTVAGLLAAVLGIERDGYYELFGPEQSAIAIEPTEELRAVNMPMNSLSTADGNLRSLNGRGKVSMQLPDPTALRQQHNYEVLVEPAYRIDVALRDAERYAELRELLDAGKSHYVPSLGLSEHLAELEYHGEFEVESQPASGKVNVDSAVPNAVDSLVVKPKVKSGIEESPAFMTTDEGGRTTTAFTTYAYNADGGALPVDNIETSRVGDRTVVFV; the protein is encoded by the coding sequence ATGGGACAGGAGTCGCTCGACGATTGGACAGAGGAGGGGTCGTTCCCGAGCCGCTGTCTCTCGGTGACGGTTCGCGGTCCGTGGGGTCACTTCCGCCGGGTCGAGGGGAATGTCGTCAAGCAGACCTACCGCGTGATGCCTCGAACGACCGTCGCGGGGCTGCTCGCCGCCGTACTCGGCATCGAGCGCGACGGCTACTACGAGCTGTTCGGTCCCGAGCAGTCGGCAATCGCCATCGAGCCGACGGAGGAGCTTCGGGCGGTCAATATGCCGATGAACTCCCTCTCGACTGCAGACGGGAATCTCCGGTCGCTCAACGGCCGCGGGAAGGTTTCGATGCAGCTTCCCGACCCGACCGCGCTCCGCCAACAGCACAACTACGAGGTGCTCGTGGAGCCGGCATACCGTATCGACGTCGCGCTGCGCGACGCCGAGCGGTACGCCGAGCTGCGGGAGCTACTCGACGCCGGGAAGTCCCACTACGTCCCGAGTCTCGGTCTCTCTGAGCATCTCGCCGAGCTGGAGTACCACGGCGAGTTCGAGGTAGAATCACAGCCGGCCTCGGGGAAGGTGAACGTGGATTCGGCGGTGCCGAACGCGGTTGACTCGCTCGTCGTCAAGCCGAAGGTGAAAAGCGGTATCGAGGAGTCACCCGCGTTCATGACGACCGACGAGGGGGGCCGGACGACGACGGCGTTCACGACGTACGCGTACAACGCCGACGGCGGGGCGCTTCCCGTCGACAACATCGAAACCTCACGCGTCGGCGACCGGACCGTGGTGTTCGTGTGA
- a CDS encoding CRISPR-associated endonuclease Cas3'' yields the protein MIRSHPAEGEREAVPLSDHLDDVAARIPHVVPASVQTPAGESLRAVCETLALLHDFGKATSYFQQYLNDEYQGDSALRYHAPLGSFAAYYALDARGFDTETCLAGFVAVAKHHGELPNVATYVHDRTNTNDGNSETKVTESQRAVAKQLADIREHAPDLAADVFERASDGEGSWSEFTGEFVSLLDDIDATVTGDGAMPRVGRDALSVDCYGTVLRCWSALTLADKTSAAGAKRDAETYEPKRPRRDVFEAYVADIEKEADADPEGTREQRLDYHRSRARAEVLETTESFAEDGGGVATLTLPTGLGKTLTGLSAAFDLRERLGGERIVYALPFTSIIDQVVDELADIYETDGTGRLLTAHHHLAETVIRDDDDEERADKHDDIAGMLAESWLAGLTVTTFVQLFESLAGPANRQSLKLPALQDAVIVLDEPQSLPLDWWKLAPRLVELLIDRYDATVIAMTATQPRLFEDATELVAEPSSYFEAVERVEYVLDESTERYVERRSEATPKSYESAGGTLERTLDSGQSSLAICNTIDSARELTDQLSGNYVNVGKRYGELLDVEDEFTPEKIVKKVRRDGRPATLHLSTRLRPRDRLALIQAAKQLTDEGYPLTVVSTQLIEAGVDISFDTVYRDLAPIDSIVQAAGRCNRSFERERGEVTVWWLDAPGDQQKTPAAAIYNRGVSLLPVTAETLAAVRDDDGGTLPERAVADEAVSRYYRRLREEKNVGKAEYADHVDSARAAALGELSLIDARRTAEILVCRTDDDRRLAEKVRQAEQAREWTEFRRLLDESKDRRISVPLGWDDDRAEAIQQLPVLVEDEGLYCLDTDRYEAHFDTTQGFVVPGSSVAHQFL from the coding sequence ATGATCCGCTCACACCCCGCTGAGGGCGAGCGGGAAGCGGTGCCGCTCTCGGACCACCTCGATGACGTCGCGGCGCGGATACCGCACGTCGTTCCGGCGTCGGTGCAGACGCCCGCGGGGGAGTCGCTGCGGGCGGTGTGTGAGACGCTCGCGCTGTTGCACGATTTCGGGAAGGCGACGAGCTACTTCCAGCAGTATTTGAACGACGAGTATCAGGGCGATTCAGCGCTCCGATACCACGCGCCGCTGGGGTCGTTCGCGGCGTACTACGCGCTCGACGCGCGGGGCTTCGATACGGAAACCTGTCTGGCCGGCTTCGTCGCCGTCGCGAAACATCACGGCGAGCTTCCGAACGTCGCGACGTACGTCCACGACCGAACAAATACGAACGACGGTAATTCGGAGACGAAGGTCACAGAGAGCCAGCGTGCCGTTGCAAAACAGTTGGCCGACATCCGCGAGCACGCACCGGACCTCGCCGCCGATGTATTCGAGCGAGCGAGCGACGGCGAAGGCTCGTGGTCGGAGTTTACCGGTGAGTTCGTCTCTTTGCTCGATGACATCGACGCGACCGTTACCGGCGACGGTGCGATGCCGAGAGTCGGTAGGGATGCTCTCTCCGTGGACTGCTACGGGACCGTACTTCGGTGTTGGAGCGCGCTGACGCTTGCCGACAAGACGAGTGCGGCGGGGGCAAAGCGAGACGCCGAGACGTACGAACCGAAACGGCCCCGACGAGACGTGTTCGAGGCGTACGTCGCTGACATAGAGAAGGAGGCCGACGCTGACCCAGAGGGGACGCGTGAACAACGGCTTGATTACCATCGGTCGCGCGCTCGCGCGGAAGTGCTGGAGACAACAGAATCGTTCGCCGAGGACGGCGGCGGCGTCGCGACCCTCACCTTGCCGACGGGACTGGGGAAGACCCTCACCGGGCTTTCCGCCGCGTTCGACCTCCGCGAGCGACTCGGCGGCGAGCGGATCGTCTACGCGCTCCCGTTCACGAGTATCATCGACCAAGTCGTCGACGAACTCGCCGACATCTACGAGACGGACGGGACGGGCCGGCTGCTCACCGCCCACCACCACCTCGCGGAGACGGTGATTCGAGACGACGATGACGAGGAAAGAGCCGACAAGCACGACGACATCGCGGGGATGCTCGCCGAGAGCTGGCTGGCCGGATTGACCGTGACGACGTTCGTCCAACTGTTCGAGAGTCTCGCCGGGCCGGCAAACCGGCAGTCGCTGAAGCTGCCGGCACTGCAGGATGCCGTTATCGTGCTGGACGAGCCACAGAGTCTCCCACTCGACTGGTGGAAGCTCGCGCCCCGACTGGTCGAACTCCTAATAGACCGGTACGACGCGACGGTCATCGCGATGACAGCCACACAGCCACGGCTGTTCGAAGACGCCACGGAGCTGGTCGCGGAGCCGTCGTCGTACTTCGAGGCCGTCGAGCGCGTCGAGTACGTGCTCGATGAGTCGACCGAACGCTACGTCGAACGTCGGAGCGAGGCGACGCCGAAATCGTACGAATCGGCCGGCGGGACGCTCGAACGAACGCTCGATTCCGGACAGTCATCACTCGCAATCTGTAACACAATCGACAGCGCGCGCGAGCTAACCGACCAACTCTCTGGCAACTACGTGAACGTCGGGAAGCGGTACGGCGAGCTTCTCGACGTGGAAGACGAGTTCACGCCGGAGAAAATCGTCAAGAAAGTACGCCGTGACGGGCGACCGGCGACGCTGCATCTCTCGACGCGACTGCGACCGCGGGACCGACTCGCGCTCATTCAGGCTGCAAAGCAACTTACCGACGAGGGGTATCCTCTCACCGTCGTCTCGACACAACTCATCGAAGCTGGCGTCGACATCAGCTTCGATACGGTGTACCGTGACCTCGCACCCATCGACAGCATCGTACAGGCTGCGGGCCGGTGTAACCGCTCGTTCGAGCGCGAGCGCGGTGAGGTCACCGTCTGGTGGCTCGACGCGCCGGGAGACCAGCAGAAGACGCCGGCGGCGGCCATCTACAATCGCGGCGTCTCGCTGCTGCCTGTGACGGCAGAGACGCTGGCTGCAGTTCGTGACGACGACGGCGGTACGCTACCCGAACGGGCCGTCGCCGACGAGGCGGTGAGTCGATACTACAGACGGCTTCGCGAGGAAAAGAACGTGGGGAAAGCCGAGTACGCCGACCACGTCGATAGCGCACGAGCAGCCGCGTTGGGAGAGCTTTCGCTCATCGACGCCAGACGCACCGCGGAGATTCTCGTCTGTCGGACCGACGACGACCGCCGGCTCGCAGAGAAGGTTCGACAGGCCGAGCAGGCACGCGAGTGGACGGAGTTTCGCCGACTGCTCGACGAATCGAAGGACCGACGAATCTCGGTTCCGCTCGGCTGGGACGATGACCGGGCGGAAGCGATTCAGCAGCTTCCGGTGCTCGTCGAGGACGAAGGGCTGTACTGTCTCGACACCGACCGGTACGAAGCCCACTTCGACACGACGCAGGGGTTCGTCGTGCCCGGCAGTAGCGTCGCCCACCAGTTCCTATGA
- the cas4 gene encoding CRISPR-associated protein Cas4 has translation MSDTDPVELLLESARDETRDDEFHVTGVMMQYYAVCKRELWFESRNIEIDRENAAVVRGTQVDESAYEDERRNLSIDGTIAIDVLEDGRVMEVKPSSSLVEPAKLQLLYYLWYLQRVVGVERDGVLAHPRERRREPVELTEENAEWVEGAIRGIHRVINRESPPPAEEKPFCESCAYHDFCWSC, from the coding sequence ATGAGTGACACCGACCCCGTCGAACTGTTGCTCGAATCGGCACGCGACGAGACACGCGACGACGAGTTCCACGTCACCGGCGTCATGATGCAGTATTACGCAGTTTGTAAACGCGAACTCTGGTTTGAGTCGCGCAACATCGAAATCGACCGCGAGAACGCAGCGGTCGTCCGCGGGACGCAGGTGGACGAATCGGCCTACGAAGACGAACGTCGAAATCTCTCCATCGACGGCACCATCGCTATCGATGTGTTGGAGGACGGACGCGTGATGGAGGTGAAACCCTCGTCGTCGCTGGTGGAGCCGGCGAAGCTCCAACTGCTGTATTATCTCTGGTATTTACAGCGCGTGGTCGGGGTCGAACGCGACGGTGTCCTTGCACATCCGCGCGAGCGACGGCGCGAGCCGGTCGAACTCACCGAAGAGAACGCCGAGTGGGTCGAGGGGGCGATTCGCGGCATCCACCGCGTCATAAACCGTGAATCGCCGCCGCCGGCAGAGGAGAAGCCGTTCTGTGAGTCGTGTGCCTACCACGACTTCTGTTGGAGTTGTTAA
- the cas1b gene encoding type I-B CRISPR-associated endonuclease Cas1b: protein MNDNYHIFSDGRIERHNDTVRLVGLDDEKSYLPIENAEALFLHGQIDFNTRVMSFLDDHGVAMHVFGWKDYYAGSVMPERGQTSGRTVVEQVRAYDTPERRRALARKFIRGSIHNMRANVSYYDGRGHEFGDVIEQLDTQQERLEPELDVSELMGVEATARRAYYSVLDDVLPDGFVFGGRQYNPPDNEVNSLISFANSLVYANVVSAIRATALDPAVSFLHEPGDRRYSLALDIADMFKPVLADRVIFRVVNRSQVTLEEFETDLNGCLLTESGRKTVSKAFEETLNETVEHPRLNRKVSYQYLLRIEAYKLKKHLLTGEEYVPFERWW from the coding sequence GTGAACGACAACTATCACATCTTCAGCGACGGGCGCATCGAGCGACACAACGACACGGTCCGGCTGGTCGGGCTCGACGACGAGAAGTCGTATCTCCCCATAGAGAACGCGGAGGCGCTGTTTCTCCACGGACAGATCGATTTTAACACCCGCGTGATGTCGTTTCTCGACGACCACGGTGTTGCGATGCACGTCTTCGGCTGGAAGGACTACTACGCCGGCTCGGTGATGCCAGAACGGGGACAGACCTCCGGGCGGACGGTCGTCGAGCAGGTGCGCGCGTACGACACACCGGAGCGCAGACGCGCGCTGGCACGGAAATTCATCCGCGGGAGCATCCACAATATGCGCGCGAACGTCAGCTACTACGACGGTCGCGGCCACGAGTTCGGTGACGTTATCGAACAACTGGATACCCAACAAGAGCGACTCGAACCGGAACTTGACGTGAGCGAGCTAATGGGGGTCGAGGCGACGGCACGACGCGCATACTACTCGGTTCTCGACGACGTGCTTCCCGATGGTTTCGTCTTTGGCGGCCGCCAGTACAACCCCCCGGACAATGAGGTGAACAGCCTCATCTCCTTCGCGAACTCGCTCGTGTACGCGAACGTCGTCTCCGCGATTCGCGCGACGGCACTCGACCCCGCCGTGAGCTTTCTCCACGAGCCGGGCGACCGCCGCTACTCGCTCGCACTCGACATCGCGGATATGTTCAAGCCCGTGCTCGCGGACCGCGTCATCTTCCGAGTCGTGAACCGCTCACAGGTGACACTCGAGGAGTTCGAAACCGATCTCAACGGCTGTCTGCTCACCGAGTCGGGGCGCAAGACAGTCTCGAAGGCGTTCGAGGAGACGCTGAACGAAACCGTCGAACACCCACGACTGAACCGGAAGGTGAGCTATCAGTATCTGCTTCGCATCGAGGCGTACAAGCTGAAGAAGCATCTCCTGACCGGCGAAGAGTACGTTCCCTTCGAACGGTGGTGGTAG
- the cas2 gene encoding CRISPR-associated endonuclease Cas2 has translation MVYVIVVYDVQADRTPKFLNYLRQYLVHVQNSVFEGELTEGKTEEVEGRLESMLEDGESIMVYRMSSKKYVNRSVFGDDPMDDQQFL, from the coding sequence GTGGTGTACGTTATCGTCGTCTACGATGTGCAGGCCGACCGCACGCCGAAGTTCCTGAACTACCTGCGGCAGTACCTCGTCCACGTGCAAAACTCGGTTTTCGAAGGTGAGTTGACGGAGGGAAAGACCGAGGAAGTCGAGGGACGGCTGGAATCGATGCTGGAGGACGGCGAATCCATAATGGTGTATCGAATGTCCTCGAAAAAGTACGTGAACCGGTCGGTGTTCGGCGATGACCCGATGGACGACCAGCAGTTCCTCTGA